One window of Hymenobacter sp. BRD128 genomic DNA carries:
- a CDS encoding amino acid permease: MASIFAKKPLAQLLGEANSTGHGALKRTLGAGNLVALGVGAIIGAGLFVRTASAAAQASGPGVTLAFVLAAFGCVFAGLCYAEFAAMIPIAGSAYTYAYTTMGEFVAWVIGWALIMEYALGAATVSIAWSEYLNKLLQVFGTSLPYNLSHSPFEHAVINGVTEHGLINLPALLIIVMLSLLLVKGTQESALFNAVIVVLKTLIVVVFIAVGWQFINPTNHTPYLIPADAVVKNAAGEVVRTYEGFFKHGLGGIIGGAGIVFFAFIGFDAVSTAAQEARNPKRDMPIGILGSLAICTVLYILFGHVLTGVANWREFADPALGGEASVAYAIRAHMPGYGWLATAVTVGILLGFTSVILVMLMGQSRVFFSMAKDGLMPKAFAELHPKFNTPYKSNLMLMVFVGLFAAFVPGALAGDLTSFGTLLAFVLVSLGVWIMRKSDPDQPRPFRSPLSTPAFPLVPIMGALVCTLLIVGLDSFTLQVAFGWMLLGFIVYFLYGKRNSMLQKGIVVVPTEMDEEAFIKPDPQNR; the protein is encoded by the coding sequence ATGGCTAGTATTTTTGCCAAAAAACCGCTTGCCCAGCTCCTGGGCGAAGCCAACTCGACCGGCCACGGCGCGCTCAAGCGCACGCTGGGCGCCGGCAACCTCGTGGCGCTGGGCGTGGGCGCCATCATTGGGGCGGGCCTGTTTGTGCGCACGGCCAGCGCGGCGGCCCAGGCTTCGGGGCCGGGCGTAACGCTGGCGTTCGTGCTGGCCGCCTTCGGCTGCGTGTTTGCCGGCCTGTGCTACGCCGAGTTTGCGGCCATGATTCCCATTGCCGGCTCGGCCTACACCTATGCCTACACCACGATGGGCGAGTTTGTGGCCTGGGTTATCGGCTGGGCGCTCATCATGGAATACGCGCTGGGCGCGGCCACCGTGAGTATTGCCTGGAGCGAATATCTCAATAAGCTCTTGCAGGTCTTTGGCACCAGTTTACCCTATAATCTCAGCCACTCGCCCTTCGAGCACGCCGTCATCAATGGCGTCACCGAGCACGGTCTCATCAACTTGCCCGCGCTGCTCATTATCGTGATGCTGAGCTTGTTGCTGGTAAAAGGTACTCAGGAGTCGGCCCTGTTCAACGCCGTCATTGTGGTGCTCAAAACCCTCATCGTGGTGGTTTTTATCGCCGTAGGCTGGCAGTTCATCAATCCTACCAACCACACGCCCTACCTCATTCCGGCCGACGCCGTGGTGAAAAATGCGGCCGGCGAAGTGGTGCGCACCTACGAAGGGTTCTTTAAGCACGGCCTGGGCGGCATTATCGGCGGCGCGGGCATCGTGTTCTTCGCCTTCATCGGCTTCGACGCCGTGAGCACGGCCGCGCAGGAGGCGCGCAACCCCAAGCGCGACATGCCCATCGGCATCCTGGGTTCGCTGGCCATCTGCACGGTGCTCTACATCCTCTTTGGCCACGTGCTGACGGGCGTGGCCAACTGGCGCGAATTTGCCGACCCGGCCCTGGGCGGCGAGGCGAGCGTGGCCTATGCCATTCGGGCCCACATGCCCGGCTACGGCTGGCTAGCCACGGCCGTTACCGTTGGTATCCTGCTGGGCTTCACTTCAGTTATCTTGGTAATGCTGATGGGCCAGAGCCGCGTATTCTTCTCGATGGCCAAGGATGGCCTCATGCCCAAAGCCTTTGCTGAGCTGCACCCCAAGTTCAACACGCCCTACAAGTCCAACCTCATGCTGATGGTGTTTGTGGGCTTGTTCGCGGCCTTCGTACCGGGCGCGCTGGCCGGCGACCTTACCTCGTTTGGCACGCTGCTCGCCTTCGTGCTGGTGAGCCTCGGCGTGTGGATTATGCGCAAGTCGGACCCCGACCAGCCCCGCCCGTTTCGCTCGCCGCTCTCCACGCCGGCCTTTCCGCTGGTGCCCATCATGGGCGCCCTCGTGTGCACCTTGCTGATTGTGGGCCTCGACTCATTCACCCTGCAAGTGGCCTTTGGCTGGATGCTGCTCGGCTTTATCGTGTACTTCCTCTACGGCAAGCGCAATTCGATGCTGCAAAAAGGCATCGTGGTAGTGCCTACCGAGATGGACGAGGAAGCATTCATCAAGCCCGACCCGCAAAATCGCTAG